The Stieleria sp. JC731 genome has a segment encoding these proteins:
- a CDS encoding carboxypeptidase-like regulatory domain-containing protein, protein MHTRSRPTYHIMLRESQAMRSFRSTVLCFASLFPMTAAIQNADAQDAGTLVTQQWSSVSSSGKLRAAILPPFGGQYQQGSPVQVNIIGQDGNVVLGASDEASETDLLFESIQPGTYTLVATGPELVAIYAMHVVEDAEATSGLPMLVAPAALPIEVVRKAASRYLPMEVNFASVFTPTSGTKMLQTQTDSPNSLVKLAANQVSGQLFRAGADRQGLIKAGVNNVLVYQGNALVAQVVSEETGAFRVDGLTPGPYSIIIAGPDGLAVTGFEVVEAGTSTASLGIADDQHLVSMKAAVNHSVFAVQLAPVGLNSPALDKLFDDSVPGPANVAASGPPVAGVPAAQVPGGGAGGSFGGGGGGGGGGLGGGGGIGPIVGLSVVGAAIAIAASDDDDTLVPPPIASPSTP, encoded by the coding sequence ATGCACACTCGATCACGCCCCACCTATCACATCATGTTACGAGAGAGCCAAGCGATGCGTTCATTCCGCTCGACGGTGCTTTGTTTTGCCAGCCTGTTTCCGATGACCGCTGCGATCCAAAACGCAGACGCACAAGATGCGGGAACGCTAGTCACTCAGCAATGGAGCTCGGTAAGTTCCAGCGGAAAGCTCCGAGCTGCCATCTTGCCTCCGTTTGGAGGTCAGTACCAGCAAGGCAGTCCGGTACAGGTCAATATTATTGGGCAAGACGGTAATGTTGTTCTCGGGGCCTCCGACGAAGCCTCCGAAACGGATTTACTGTTCGAATCGATCCAGCCGGGCACGTATACATTGGTCGCGACCGGTCCGGAATTGGTTGCCATCTACGCGATGCATGTTGTCGAAGACGCCGAAGCGACCAGCGGTCTTCCCATGCTGGTCGCCCCAGCGGCGTTGCCGATCGAAGTGGTCCGCAAAGCCGCATCGCGTTATTTGCCAATGGAAGTCAATTTCGCTTCTGTGTTCACTCCGACGAGTGGGACGAAGATGTTGCAAACGCAAACAGATTCCCCAAACTCCCTGGTCAAGCTTGCCGCCAACCAGGTGTCCGGCCAGCTGTTTCGGGCCGGCGCTGACCGTCAGGGTTTAATCAAAGCTGGCGTCAATAATGTTCTTGTCTATCAAGGCAATGCTTTGGTCGCACAAGTAGTCAGTGAAGAGACCGGTGCTTTTCGCGTTGACGGACTAACGCCAGGCCCGTACTCGATCATTATTGCTGGACCGGACGGTTTGGCAGTCACCGGTTTTGAGGTTGTCGAAGCAGGGACATCAACAGCGAGCTTGGGCATCGCCGATGATCAGCACTTGGTTTCGATGAAAGCCGCTGTTAACCATTCGGTTTTCGCTGTTCAGTTAGCGCCTGTCGGACTCAATTCGCCAGCCCTGGACAAGCTCTTTGACGATTCCGTTCCTGGCCCAGCCAATGTTGCTGCCAGTGGTCCACCTGTCGCCGGTGTTCCCGCTGCACAAGTTCCCGGTGGTGGAGCAGGCGGTTCGTTCGGCGGTGGTGGCGGAGGCGGGGGAGGAGGACTAGGCGGTGGCGGGGGGATCGGCCCCATTGTCGGCCTTAGCGTGGTCGGCGCAGCGATCGCGATTGCCGCATCTGATGACGACGACACTTTGGTGCCTCCACCGATTGCAAGTCCATCGACTCCATAG
- a CDS encoding aldehyde dehydrogenase family protein yields the protein MITLQPLRWGKPYESIEIKDVVHFDTGEPIAKFGSVGGGIVARDLKKADKAREALLKYTPAELLDMCKKAAELFETAELQVGDSKQSVDQFVHQQSASTGLPEHMCRSNLKKNSFVLANMTEILDCLTRGLDLNVFSKGYGEEGRGVIVSYQAQTPILGAVLPNNSPGVHTLWLPAIPLQIGLALKPGSQEPWTPYRMVSAFIEAGVPAEAFGLYPGGHDAGGAIMTKTSRSMIFGSAQTVAQHAGNPRVQAHGPGWSKIILCDDVVDDWELYLDMMVESVLSNSGRSCINCSGIWASRHTREIAQAIAERIGPVDVLPPTDENAQLAAFTVPAMATGTYAMVQQDLAESGVTDMTAEYGDKLIEREHCAYLRPMVLHADSPDRGVASKEYMFPFVGVVECPQAEMLRRIGPTLVGTVLTRDPAFIQQASSCVDIDRINIGPIPTNRLNWLQPHEGNIIDFLYRSRAYQVADLPVPAST from the coding sequence ATGATCACACTGCAACCGCTTCGCTGGGGCAAGCCATACGAGTCGATTGAAATCAAAGACGTCGTGCACTTTGATACCGGCGAGCCCATCGCCAAATTCGGTTCGGTTGGTGGAGGCATCGTCGCTCGTGATTTGAAGAAGGCCGACAAGGCACGCGAAGCGTTGTTGAAGTACACGCCGGCCGAACTGTTGGACATGTGTAAAAAGGCGGCTGAGCTATTCGAGACTGCCGAATTGCAGGTCGGTGATTCAAAGCAATCGGTCGATCAATTTGTGCATCAGCAGTCCGCGAGCACCGGCTTGCCCGAGCACATGTGCCGATCGAACCTGAAGAAAAACAGTTTTGTACTGGCCAATATGACCGAGATCCTCGACTGCCTCACTCGCGGTCTGGACCTCAATGTCTTCAGCAAAGGATATGGCGAAGAAGGCCGTGGCGTAATCGTCAGCTACCAAGCACAGACGCCTATTCTGGGTGCGGTTCTGCCAAATAACTCGCCCGGGGTTCACACGCTTTGGTTGCCTGCGATTCCATTGCAAATCGGATTGGCACTCAAGCCAGGCTCACAAGAACCTTGGACGCCTTACCGAATGGTTTCCGCGTTCATCGAAGCCGGGGTTCCGGCGGAAGCGTTTGGTTTGTACCCAGGCGGGCACGATGCCGGTGGTGCGATCATGACGAAGACCTCGCGCAGTATGATTTTCGGTAGCGCCCAAACGGTCGCGCAGCACGCAGGTAACCCGCGTGTTCAAGCACACGGACCGGGTTGGTCCAAGATCATTCTATGTGATGATGTTGTCGATGATTGGGAACTGTACCTCGACATGATGGTCGAAAGTGTGCTCAGTAACTCAGGCCGTTCTTGCATCAACTGCAGCGGCATTTGGGCCAGTCGTCACACACGTGAAATCGCACAAGCGATCGCCGAGCGTATTGGGCCAGTGGATGTGTTGCCTCCGACGGACGAGAACGCTCAGTTGGCCGCGTTCACCGTTCCTGCCATGGCAACGGGAACCTACGCCATGGTTCAACAAGATTTGGCAGAGTCCGGCGTGACGGATATGACTGCCGAGTATGGCGACAAGCTGATCGAACGCGAGCACTGCGCATACCTGCGTCCGATGGTTCTGCACGCCGATTCGCCAGATCGGGGTGTAGCTTCGAAGGAGTACATGTTCCCATTCGTCGGTGTCGTCGAATGTCCGCAAGCGGAAATGTTGCGCCGTATCGGCCCGACTTTGGTGGGAACCGTTCTGACTCGTGACCCTGCCTTCATCCAACAGGCAAGCAGCTGCGTTGATATCGACCGAATCAACATTGGGCCGATCCCAACGAATCGTTTGAATTGGCTGCAGCCTCACGAAGGCAACATCATCGACTTCCTCTATCGCTCGCGCGCCTACCAAGTCGCTGATTTGCCGGTTCCGGCGTCGACATAA
- a CDS encoding carboxypeptidase-like regulatory domain-containing protein: protein MNLLTRAAATLALVVSAGYSSAADVTEHQWVRATNGAVKGRVVVPRGDSISAVRGAKVHLLDQSGKLVIGEVASDNTGRFTMSGVKPGVYTLVIKGEHSFACCAMHVVDSIVPLKDQFEIAAGAVEANVVRSVMMRYLPSSEAAQTEIVFDPSTNPLTTDRAQSGETIRIRQFEGGLKGHIARAGFADHLGSAQSNVMIYKDGAEVARTMTDDEGNFWVSKLSPGSYTVIGSGRDGFGVLGVELVDPALVQTALTKADGSTLVAVGDLPATFVMQVAPVPTNEVVADVVIADEVIVEDDDRGAPIFAGGGMSGSVGGGGAGGGGIGGGGGLGRIGLLGGIGAAIAIAASDDDDTTTPPVASPATP, encoded by the coding sequence ATGAATCTTCTAACTCGTGCTGCTGCAACGCTCGCACTAGTAGTATCGGCTGGATACTCGTCAGCAGCCGATGTGACCGAACATCAGTGGGTACGTGCAACCAATGGGGCCGTGAAAGGCCGCGTCGTTGTACCCCGCGGTGACAGTATCTCTGCTGTGCGTGGCGCGAAAGTGCATCTTTTGGATCAGAGTGGCAAGTTGGTCATCGGCGAAGTCGCGTCGGATAACACCGGTCGATTCACCATGTCCGGCGTCAAACCAGGCGTTTACACGCTAGTGATCAAGGGTGAGCACTCGTTCGCTTGCTGTGCGATGCACGTTGTTGATTCGATCGTTCCTTTGAAAGACCAATTTGAAATCGCCGCTGGTGCTGTCGAAGCAAACGTGGTTCGAAGCGTCATGATGCGATACCTTCCAAGCAGCGAAGCCGCTCAAACCGAAATCGTCTTCGACCCATCGACCAACCCTCTGACCACCGACCGTGCTCAAAGCGGCGAGACGATCCGCATTCGCCAATTTGAAGGTGGTTTGAAAGGTCACATCGCTCGTGCCGGTTTTGCTGATCACCTGGGTTCCGCTCAGTCAAACGTGATGATCTACAAAGACGGCGCCGAAGTCGCTCGCACCATGACCGACGACGAAGGCAACTTCTGGGTCAGCAAGCTTTCTCCAGGTAGCTACACCGTCATCGGATCTGGCCGTGATGGCTTTGGTGTCCTCGGTGTTGAACTGGTTGATCCCGCGCTTGTGCAAACTGCGTTGACAAAGGCTGACGGCTCGACTTTGGTTGCAGTTGGCGATCTGCCCGCAACCTTCGTCATGCAAGTCGCCCCAGTGCCTACGAACGAAGTTGTCGCTGACGTTGTGATCGCAGACGAAGTCATCGTTGAGGACGACGATCGTGGTGCACCAATCTTTGCAGGTGGTGGCATGAGCGGTTCTGTCGGTGGCGGCGGAGCTGGCGGTGGCGGAATCGGCGGTGGCGGCGGCTTGGGACGAATCGGCCTGTTGGGCGGAATCGGTGCGGCGATCGCAATTGCGGCATCGGATGACGACGACACGACGACCCCACCTGTTGCTAGCCCAGCTACTCCATAA